The genomic DNA GCGTTGCCAAGAAACCGGAGATTGTAATTCGTAGCCGCGATGATATCCTGGTCGCTCTCTTCGAGCGGACCTTTCAGGGACTTTCGACAGCAGCACGTAGGATCTTCCTCACACTCTCTAACTGGCGATCAACGGTCCCACTCCTCGCAGTCTCCGCAGTGATTGCGAGTGATTCCGATGAATCCGTTGACGTGATGGCAGCTATTGAGGAGCTCAAGCGAACGTCTCTTGTAGAGGAGATTCGGCCAGACGTGGTGCAATGCGCTGATGAGGAGACATCGCTCCGCTTGCCCCTTGAGGCCTCACTCTTCGGTCAGAAGAAGCTTCAGGTAGACCCGTTACGCATGCGAATAGAGCTGGACACTCGTACCCTACAACTGTTCGGAGCGGCTGATACTATTTCCGCGCGGCGCGGCATAGGAGCTCGAGTCCTACGGTTGTTCAAAAATCTTGCTCGCGGAGTAGAGAACAAGGAACTAAACGTGGACGCGTACGAGTCGCTCATCAGCTACATTGGCAAACGTTACCCTGAAGCATGGACTTGGGCCGCCGACCTATACTCCGCTACTGGCGATGCTGAGGGTCGCACGCGTGCAATAAAAGCGCTGACGTCTCTCCTCGAATCCGAGCCTGCGCCAGCTATACGAATCACCACATGGCGGCGCATTGCGGAGCTTGCCAAGCTGAACGGTGATCCGGCAACTGAACTCAACGCATGGATGCAAGTCATTGGCGTGGGTAATACGAGTCTTCGCGACATCAGTGATGCTGCAAATGCTCTTAACAGCATGTACCGTATCTATAGGAACCAGTTGGATAGGGAGCTACTCGACCTCGCCTGCGAGCGTGCGACTACGGCACTTGCGCCGCATGCTGACTCGGACGCCAACGCCACGGATTTGTCGCGGCTTGCATGGCTCTACCTTAACAGGGGACAGCAAGAAAAGGCCAAGTCTGTAACGCTTCTCGGTATTGAGATAGACCCGATCAATATTCATCTATTGAATCTCAAAGTGCGGCTGGGGATATCTAATGTGGATGAAGGATAGAGGCTTCTCCGCTAATCCCGGCTTTCACCTGACTCGATGCGCTCGTACGTAAAGCCGAAACCCGTTGTGTGCTTTCTTCGGTACTCGACGATACCTTAGGTTATGTTAAATTGTAGATTTGTAACTCAGATAAGGCTCGTTTATGCGGTGCCTCTCAGAATTCAGCATGCCTCCGGATTTTCTACGCCGCATCGTCGTGGCACTTCACGAAACCATCCGCCTCATGACCGAGATTGACAAGGTCATCGATGCCCACGGCGGCTGGCCGTTGAAATAGAAAGGGAGCCAAGGTGCCTATAATATTCAATGTTTACTGCGATGAAAGCTGTCATCTGGAAAATGACGGCTTGCCCGTGATGCTCCTTGGGGCAATCTGGTGTCCTCTGGAAAGGTCGCATGAGATTGCCGTCCGTCTCCGTCAGATCAAGGAAGATCATGGCATGAAACCGGGATTCGAAATCAAGTGGACTAAGGTCTCGCCGGCAAAAATCCAGCTATATCTTGATATTGTTAATTTCTTCTTCGATGACGATGATCTTCATTTCCGTGCTTTGCTTGTCCCCGACAAGGCGAAACTCAGGCACGAGGTTTTTGGGCAGAGCCACGATGACTGGTACTACAAGATGTATTTTGACATGCTGAAAGTAATCCTAAGCCCTTCCGCTCGTTATCGAATCTATCTGGACATCAAGGACACGCGAAGTGCGGCGAAGATCGCGAAACTGCACGATGTGCTGTGCAACAATATCTATGATTTCTCCAGGCAGATTATCGAGCGTGTTCAAACGGTCCGCTCTCACGAAGTGGAAATCCTCCAATTGACGGACCTCCTGATCGGCGCCGTTTCCTACGTAAACAGGGGCCTTGCAACAAGCCCCGCCAAGCAGGCGCTTGTTGAACGGATAAAGAATTGCACACATTACAGCCTGACGCAGTCAACACTTCTCCGGGAAGACAAGTTCAACCTGTTCCGGTGGCACGCCTCAGAGGTGATGCCATGATGGAGGTCTCCTGGTTGCCTCCTCTGGTCTTATTTGAGTCCTATCATGGCCATTGGGATACGTATCTGGAAGCTGTTTATGGATATTTCAAGAAAGATTTTGTCGACAGTGCACCATGTTTTCGAGGCGCGAGGCTGGCTTTGAAGAAACACCCCCTTTCGCAAGGAAAGGAGGCGACCTTCTGGCATTTGATCTCTGAAGGCGCCGATGAAGAGAATCGGTTGCCCGTGATAGAACGATGTGAGTGTATTCGTTGGCCAAAACCTGTGATCGAACATGCCGAAGAGGTGGTTATCAAGGCCTGGGAAAACGAGAGAAGGGGCAAGACGCGGATCTGTCTTTGGCTGGAGAGCCAGGAATATTTGGTTATATTGGCAAGAAGAAAGGGATATGTCCTTTTGTGGACGGCTTACCCCGTGACGGAAAATCACCGCAAAGCTAAATTGCAGAAAGAGTATGAGACCAATAAAACGGCAAATGCCGCCCCTTAGGGACGGCATCGTTACTCCTTCATACACATGGCAGATGAGCTGGTTTACTTATATAGATATAGACGTTCAGATGTCAAGGACTTTGTTTAGGCCTCTATGCATACGCCATCAGGGACTACGACCGGATTAAGATTGAGCTAACCCATTCGCCTCATGGCCGAGATCGACCGCGTCATCACTGCCCACGGCGGCTGGCCGTTGAAGTAATGAAATTTTGTATATCATGTAGCTTAAACTTATGAAATATCAAACGATACAAATGAGGCGATACAGGACCTCCATGAGCATCAAAGCGAGGAAAGTCAATGAACACCGCAGAACTGCATGCTCTTCTGGATCGGCTGCGTACCGAGCCGCATGAAACAGAATGGCTGGAATTCAAAACCAACCGCTACGAATCGCAATTGCTGGGTGAATATATTTCGGCCCTCGCCAATTCAGCTTGCCTTCACGGCAAACCGCGGGGATATCTGGCTTTCGGGATTGAGAACGAAACTCACAATGTAGTTGGTACAACTTTCGACCCCTTGGCAGAGAAAGGGAAGGGAAACCAGCTCCTCCCGCTGTGGCTGTCACTGGGGCTGCAACCCAATGTCGGGTTTGAAATATACCCTTTCGATTATCGTGGAATGAGGGTGGTTCTCTTCGAAATCCACCCGGCCTTTGACCGACCGGTCAAGTTTTACGGCACGGCTTATGTCCGAGACGGATCCAGCAAGACGGAACTGGCAAGGTATCCTGAAA from bacterium includes the following:
- a CDS encoding ATP-binding protein, encoding MNTAELHALLDRLRTEPHETEWLEFKTNRYESQLLGEYISALANSACLHGKPRGYLAFGIENETHNVVGTTFDPLAEKGKGNQLLPLWLSLGLQPNVGFEIYPFDYRGMRVVLFEIHPAFDRPVKFYGTAYVRDGSSKTELARYPE
- a CDS encoding DUF3800 domain-containing protein, with the protein product MPIIFNVYCDESCHLENDGLPVMLLGAIWCPLERSHEIAVRLRQIKEDHGMKPGFEIKWTKVSPAKIQLYLDIVNFFFDDDDLHFRALLVPDKAKLRHEVFGQSHDDWYYKMYFDMLKVILSPSARYRIYLDIKDTRSAAKIAKLHDVLCNNIYDFSRQIIERVQTVRSHEVEILQLTDLLIGAVSYVNRGLATSPAKQALVERIKNCTHYSLTQSTLLREDKFNLFRWHASEVMP